The proteins below are encoded in one region of uncultured Desulfovibrio sp.:
- a CDS encoding mannose-1-phosphate guanylyltransferase/mannose-6-phosphate isomerase yields MQYTIAPVILCGGSGTRLWPLSRECYPKQFVSFGDQPTLFAQTLQRVRELPAGTTPTVICNEEHRFYVLDALRACQQKARILLEPAPRNTAPAIALAALSFAEEGEDPLMLVLPSDHLLDNDAAFCQGVQDAAPLAVEGRIVTFGIRPSGPETGFGYIEQGRAVGRGYAVTRFVEKPDRATAEAMLAQGNFVWNSGMFLLRASVFLEELARHAPSMDAACRQAWLGRRQDAAFCRPDREAFLSVPADSIDYAIMEKTDRAVVMPLTLGWNDLGSWEALYQTGSKDAYGNVVAGDVLLENTEGCYLNARHRLLAALDVRDLVVVETQDAVLVVPRNRVQDVKKIVGQLQQKQREECRQHTLVQRPWGSYESLARGDRFQVKRIVVNPGAELSLQMHHHRAEHWVVVSGTAEITNGEDTRLFTENQSTYIPVGTRHRLKNPGIIPLVLIEIQSGAYLGEDDIVRFADAYGREG; encoded by the coding sequence ATGCAGTATACCATAGCACCGGTTATTCTTTGTGGCGGCAGCGGTACCCGTTTGTGGCCTCTTTCGCGGGAGTGCTATCCCAAGCAGTTTGTGTCATTTGGCGATCAGCCCACGCTTTTTGCGCAGACATTGCAGCGGGTCCGGGAGCTGCCAGCAGGTACGACGCCGACAGTCATCTGCAACGAAGAGCATCGTTTCTACGTGCTGGACGCTCTGCGTGCCTGCCAGCAGAAAGCCCGTATTCTGCTGGAGCCTGCTCCGCGTAACACGGCGCCGGCCATAGCCCTTGCCGCGCTGTCCTTTGCGGAGGAGGGGGAGGACCCGCTCATGCTGGTGCTGCCTTCGGATCATTTGCTGGACAACGACGCTGCCTTCTGCCAGGGAGTGCAGGATGCCGCGCCTCTGGCAGTGGAAGGGCGCATTGTGACCTTTGGTATCAGACCGTCGGGGCCGGAAACGGGCTTTGGCTACATTGAGCAGGGCAGGGCCGTGGGCCGGGGCTACGCGGTGACGCGTTTTGTGGAAAAGCCGGATAGGGCCACGGCGGAAGCCATGCTGGCGCAGGGCAATTTTGTCTGGAACAGCGGCATGTTTCTTTTGCGGGCTTCGGTTTTTCTGGAAGAACTGGCACGCCATGCGCCGTCCATGGATGCGGCCTGTCGCCAGGCATGGCTGGGGCGCCGTCAGGATGCCGCCTTCTGTCGTCCTGACAGGGAGGCGTTCCTTTCCGTACCTGCCGATTCCATAGACTATGCCATCATGGAAAAGACGGACCGGGCAGTGGTCATGCCGCTGACGCTGGGCTGGAACGACCTTGGCTCGTGGGAGGCCCTGTACCAGACAGGAAGCAAGGACGCGTACGGCAATGTGGTGGCCGGGGATGTGCTGCTGGAAAATACCGAGGGCTGCTACCTGAACGCCCGCCATCGTCTGCTGGCTGCGCTGGATGTCCGTGATCTGGTGGTGGTGGAAACGCAGGACGCCGTTCTGGTGGTGCCGCGCAATCGGGTGCAGGATGTCAAGAAGATCGTGGGGCAGTTGCAGCAAAAGCAGCGGGAGGAGTGCCGCCAGCATACGCTGGTGCAGCGCCCGTGGGGCAGCTATGAGTCGCTGGCCCGGGGAGATCGCTTTCAGGTGAAGCGTATCGTGGTGAACCCTGGAGCGGAGCTTTCCCTGCAAATGCATCATCATCGGGCCGAGCACTGGGTCGTGGTCAGCGGAACGGCAGAAATTACCAATGGCGAGGATACCCGCCTGTTCACGGAAAACCAGTCCACGTACATCCCGGTGGGTACTCGGCATCGCCTGAAGAATCCCGGCATCATTCCCCTGGTGCTCATTGAAATTCAGTCCGGTGCCTATCTTGGTGAAGATGATATTGTGCGCTTTGCCGATGCTTACGGGCGTGAAGGCTGA
- a CDS encoding SIS domain-containing protein, with the protein MQYISNLLQRVPCLSALQEALHSAVDLLQDCTQHGNKILVCGNGGSAADAEHIVGELMKGFLLQRPLTPACRRQLICNSPYPVDNALLDKLQQPVPALSLVSGVALPTAFANDVDAEYSFAQQVLGLGKPGDVLWAISTSGNSRNLIHALRLGRAMGLRTLGFTGRDGGTMAQYCDVEIRVPAQTTPAVQELHLPIYHALCAQLEQNIFGTNCLSSEKTFQSIHENILQSIRLIIFDFDGVFTDNKVMVAQDGTESVTCSRADSLGLAMLKKAGGPKCCILSTELNPVVQARAHKLGIVCFQGCGDKKKFLIDLMKKENISRTEILYMGNDLNDYAAMALSGLSAAPADAHPDIRKLAQIKLAAAGGNGAVRELCELFLANKRG; encoded by the coding sequence ATGCAATACATATCAAATTTACTTCAACGAGTCCCATGCCTTTCAGCGCTTCAGGAGGCTCTCCACAGCGCTGTAGACCTATTGCAGGATTGCACACAACACGGAAATAAAATCCTTGTTTGCGGCAACGGCGGTAGTGCTGCCGATGCCGAGCATATTGTTGGCGAGTTGATGAAAGGCTTTCTACTGCAAAGACCATTAACTCCTGCATGCCGTCGACAACTGATCTGCAATTCACCTTACCCTGTGGATAATGCCCTTCTTGATAAACTACAACAACCTGTTCCTGCTCTATCTCTTGTCAGTGGCGTCGCGCTACCAACAGCATTTGCCAATGATGTGGACGCCGAATACTCTTTTGCACAACAAGTGCTTGGTCTAGGAAAGCCCGGGGATGTCTTGTGGGCTATCAGCACATCCGGCAATTCCAGAAATCTCATTCACGCGCTACGCCTTGGACGGGCAATGGGATTACGGACACTTGGTTTCACCGGCCGTGACGGTGGCACCATGGCGCAATACTGCGATGTAGAAATACGCGTACCGGCGCAAACAACACCTGCTGTTCAAGAGCTTCATCTTCCGATTTATCATGCTTTATGTGCGCAACTTGAGCAAAATATTTTCGGGACGAATTGTCTGTCCTCTGAAAAAACCTTTCAAAGTATTCATGAAAATATATTGCAGTCCATTCGCTTGATCATTTTTGACTTTGATGGAGTCTTTACCGATAATAAAGTCATGGTTGCGCAAGATGGCACGGAAAGCGTCACTTGCAGCCGTGCGGACAGCCTGGGACTTGCCATGCTGAAGAAGGCGGGAGGTCCCAAGTGCTGCATCCTGTCAACGGAACTCAATCCCGTCGTGCAGGCACGGGCGCATAAATTGGGTATTGTATGCTTCCAGGGCTGCGGAGATAAAAAGAAATTTCTCATCGATCTGATGAAAAAAGAAAACATCAGCCGTACGGAAATTCTATACATGGGAAATGACCTGAACGATTATGCTGCCATGGCGCTTAGCGGGCTGTCAGCCGCCCCTGCGGATGCTCATCCCGACATTCGTAAGCTCGCTCAGATCAAACTTGCAGCAGCAGGCGGAAACGGCGCCGTACGTGAGCTTTGTGAACTTTTTCTTGCCAACAAACGAGGATAG
- a CDS encoding N-acetylneuraminate synthase family protein, producing MSIFIIAEIGINHNGDIALAKQLIDLAADCGCDAVKFQKRDINLVYSKEYLDSPRESPWGTTQRDQKEALEFGQEEFEEIDRYCKEKNIIWFASAWDINSLRFLDQFDCPHAKVASAMLADESFLREVASRGKHTFISTGLSDMPMVEKAVRIFREANCPFELMHCVGTYPLDPKDANLRCIQTLRETFHCPVGYSGHESGLAVSYAAVGMGISSLERHITLDRAMYGSDQAASLEGAGLRMLCGTVRKMELALGDGVKRIIEAEKPVAKKLRAHISKIDF from the coding sequence ATGTCCATTTTTATCATCGCGGAAATCGGCATCAATCACAATGGGGATATTGCCCTGGCGAAGCAGCTTATTGATCTTGCGGCCGACTGTGGATGTGATGCCGTCAAATTTCAGAAGCGTGATATCAATCTTGTCTACAGCAAAGAGTATCTGGACTCGCCACGCGAAAGCCCCTGGGGCACAACGCAACGTGACCAGAAAGAGGCCTTGGAATTCGGTCAGGAAGAATTTGAAGAGATTGACCGCTACTGCAAGGAAAAAAATATTATCTGGTTTGCATCGGCCTGGGACATTAATAGCCTGCGCTTTCTTGATCAATTTGACTGTCCCCATGCCAAAGTAGCTTCTGCGATGCTTGCAGACGAGAGCTTTCTGCGGGAAGTCGCCAGCAGAGGCAAACATACCTTTATTTCAACGGGCCTGAGCGACATGCCCATGGTAGAAAAAGCTGTCCGTATTTTTCGGGAAGCCAATTGTCCGTTCGAGCTGATGCACTGCGTGGGCACCTATCCCCTGGATCCGAAAGATGCCAATTTACGGTGCATCCAAACTCTGCGGGAGACCTTCCACTGCCCTGTCGGATACAGCGGGCATGAGTCTGGACTGGCCGTCTCCTATGCTGCTGTTGGCATGGGTATCTCCTCGCTTGAACGCCATATAACGCTGGATCGCGCCATGTACGGATCGGACCAGGCCGCCTCCCTTGAAGGTGCCGGCCTGCGGATGCTGTGCGGGACAGTGCGCAAAATGGAGCTGGCTCTTGGTGACGGGGTAAAGCGGATTATCGAAGCCGAAAAGCCTGTTGCCAAGAAGCTGCGTGCGCACATCTCTAAAATAGATTTTTAA
- a CDS encoding GDP-L-fucose synthase, translating into MLQKDEKFFVAGHRGLVGSAICRALHRAGYENLCVRSHTELDLTEQQAVRDFFADEKPDYVVLAAAKVGGIQANATYPAQFIYENLQIQNNVIHTAWQTGVKKFLFLGSSCIYPRLCPQPIKEEYLLTGPLEPTNDAYALAKISGIKMCQAYRKQYGFDAISAMPTNLYGTGDNYHPENSHVIPAMIRRFHEARTKGLSQVAIWGTGAPLREFLHADDMADACVFLLENYSDVEHVNVGSQKEMTIMDLAHLVAHVVGYKGLILTDPSRPDGTPRKLMDSGKLFAMGWRPRIGLEEGLKAAYADFCTHYL; encoded by the coding sequence ATGTTGCAGAAAGATGAAAAATTCTTTGTGGCCGGCCATCGTGGCCTGGTGGGCAGCGCCATCTGCCGGGCCCTGCACCGTGCGGGCTACGAGAACCTGTGCGTGCGCAGCCATACGGAACTGGACCTGACCGAGCAGCAGGCCGTACGTGATTTTTTTGCTGACGAAAAGCCAGACTACGTGGTGCTGGCAGCGGCCAAGGTTGGCGGCATCCAGGCCAATGCCACCTATCCGGCCCAGTTCATCTACGAGAATCTGCAGATCCAGAACAACGTCATTCACACTGCCTGGCAGACAGGCGTAAAGAAATTCCTCTTTCTTGGTTCGTCCTGCATTTATCCCCGTCTCTGTCCCCAGCCCATCAAAGAGGAATACCTGCTGACCGGCCCACTGGAACCCACCAATGATGCCTATGCCCTGGCCAAGATATCGGGCATCAAGATGTGCCAGGCCTATCGCAAGCAGTACGGCTTTGACGCCATCAGCGCCATGCCCACCAATCTGTACGGTACGGGAGACAATTATCACCCGGAAAACAGCCACGTCATCCCGGCCATGATTCGCCGCTTCCATGAGGCCAGAACAAAAGGCCTTTCACAGGTGGCGATCTGGGGCACGGGTGCGCCCCTCCGGGAATTCCTGCATGCGGATGATATGGCCGACGCCTGCGTCTTTTTGCTGGAAAACTATTCGGATGTTGAGCACGTCAACGTAGGAAGCCAAAAGGAGATGACCATTATGGATCTCGCCCACCTGGTAGCACATGTGGTGGGCTATAAAGGTCTGATCCTTACAGATCCTTCCAGGCCCGACGGCACGCCGCGCAAGCTCATGGACTCAGGCAAACTGTTCGCCATGGGCTGGCGACCGCGCATCGGCCTGGAAGAAGGGCTGAAAGCAGCGTATGCGGATTTCTGCACGCATTATTTATAA
- a CDS encoding acylneuraminate cytidylyltransferase family protein, which translates to MLYTNNIVAIVPARSGSKGIVNKNIMPVAGHPLIAWSIAAARLCKHIDRVIVSTDSEEYAAVARKYGAEVPFLRPAVISTDTAQDIGFLMHALLWLAEHEGRVPSLIVHLRPTSPDRDPSIMDQAIEKFLEHPEATSLCSAHEVAHPPCKYFTLNADGTFSGLMGEEFMSLPRQQCPKAYQGNGYIDILRSQQILDQGCLYGSQRLSFITAHCTDIDNLSDMIQFTTKTTILLSKLQGLTS; encoded by the coding sequence ATGCTATATACGAACAACATAGTTGCCATCGTTCCCGCACGAAGCGGCTCTAAAGGCATTGTTAACAAAAATATAATGCCGGTAGCCGGGCATCCCCTGATTGCCTGGAGTATTGCGGCAGCCAGGCTATGCAAGCATATCGATCGAGTCATTGTCAGCACGGATAGTGAAGAATATGCTGCAGTAGCGCGCAAATATGGTGCCGAGGTACCTTTTCTGCGTCCAGCCGTTATTTCCACTGATACAGCCCAGGATATCGGCTTCCTCATGCACGCCCTGTTATGGCTGGCTGAGCATGAAGGCAGGGTGCCTTCGCTAATCGTTCATCTGAGACCCACGAGTCCTGATCGTGATCCTTCAATCATGGATCAGGCTATAGAGAAATTTTTGGAACATCCTGAAGCCACCTCCTTATGTTCGGCCCATGAAGTGGCGCACCCTCCTTGCAAGTATTTTACGCTTAATGCTGACGGCACTTTCTCTGGCTTAATGGGCGAAGAGTTTATGAGTTTGCCTCGGCAGCAATGCCCAAAAGCTTACCAAGGGAATGGTTATATTGATATTTTGAGATCTCAACAAATTCTTGATCAAGGTTGTCTTTACGGTTCTCAACGCCTATCTTTCATCACTGCACATTGCACGGATATAGATAATCTTTCTGATATGATTCAATTTACAACGAAGACGACAATTCTTTTATCAAAGCTGCAAGGGTTAACATCTTGA
- the gmd gene encoding GDP-mannose 4,6-dehydratase translates to MKKALITGITGQDGAYLAEFLLNKGYEVHGIKRRSSLFNTDRIDHLYQGPHQKGRKFLLHYGDLSDAGNLIRIMQEVQPDEVYNLAAQSHVQVSFESPEYTANVDALGTLRMLEAIRMLGLEKRTRFYQASTSELFGKVQEIPQTEKTPFYPRSPYACAKLYSYWITINYREAYGMYACNGILFNHESPVRGETFVTRKITRALSRILLGLSSCLYLGNMNAKRDWGHARDYVEMQWLMLQQEQPEDFIIATGRQFSVRDFVNAAAAELGLVLTWQGKGIDETATVSAIDTDKAAQAAQGKQLRIGVHVGDTIVRVDPRYFRPTEVDTLLGNPAKAQEKLGWKPRTSFEEMVTEMARHDLELALRDAVVEDAGFTSFKHEE, encoded by the coding sequence ATGAAAAAAGCACTGATTACGGGCATTACTGGACAGGACGGTGCCTACCTGGCTGAATTTCTTTTGAATAAGGGCTATGAAGTGCATGGCATCAAGCGCCGCTCCTCCTTGTTCAATACGGATCGTATCGATCACCTCTACCAGGGCCCACACCAGAAAGGTCGCAAATTCCTGCTGCATTATGGGGATCTGTCCGATGCCGGCAATCTGATTCGCATCATGCAGGAAGTGCAGCCTGACGAAGTCTATAATCTGGCGGCGCAAAGCCATGTGCAGGTTTCCTTTGAGTCACCCGAATATACGGCCAACGTAGACGCGCTCGGTACCCTGCGCATGCTGGAAGCCATCCGCATGCTGGGTCTGGAAAAGCGTACCCGTTTTTATCAGGCATCCACCTCTGAACTGTTTGGTAAGGTTCAGGAAATTCCGCAGACGGAAAAAACGCCCTTTTATCCCCGTTCCCCCTATGCCTGTGCCAAACTGTATTCCTACTGGATCACGATCAACTATCGTGAGGCCTACGGCATGTATGCCTGCAACGGCATTCTGTTTAATCATGAATCCCCGGTACGCGGCGAAACCTTTGTGACCCGTAAGATAACCCGTGCACTTTCCCGTATCCTGCTGGGACTGTCTTCCTGCCTCTATCTGGGCAATATGAATGCCAAGCGCGACTGGGGCCATGCCCGCGACTACGTGGAAATGCAGTGGCTCATGCTTCAGCAGGAACAGCCGGAGGATTTTATCATCGCTACGGGCCGTCAGTTTTCGGTACGGGATTTCGTTAATGCCGCAGCCGCTGAACTGGGTCTGGTCCTGACATGGCAGGGGAAGGGTATAGACGAAACCGCAACTGTCTCAGCCATTGACACAGACAAGGCCGCCCAGGCTGCTCAAGGCAAGCAGCTGCGCATTGGTGTCCATGTGGGAGACACCATTGTGCGTGTGGATCCGCGCTATTTCCGCCCCACTGAAGTGGATACCCTGCTGGGCAACCCGGCAAAGGCGCAGGAAAAACTGGGCTGGAAGCCACGGACAAGCTTTGAAGAGATGGTGACGGAAATGGCCCGGCATGATCTGGAGCTGGCCCTACGCGATGCTGTGGTAGAGGATGCCGGCTTCACCAGCTTCAAGCACGAGGAATAG
- a CDS encoding class I SAM-dependent methyltransferase: protein MNNFTCYLCGGTGAIQRQGHARDNAHLVPLECTTCGLVQLSSVSHIDDAFYSDGHMHDALPSDITPEMLLQRSEEDTRRRIEMFRKQITGHDLLDFGCGAGSFLLAGRSYAKTLCGVEPEKALVSYFEENDLEVYPSISDIPKTKYFDVITLFHVLEHIKDPIGMLREIRGHAARGATCIIEVPSADDALLTLYKNKNFSEFTYWSCHLYLFTEKTLRTCAEKAGLRARQFIQFQRYPLANHLYWLAEGKPGGQNVYSQFTDSQAETAYAECLARHKLCDTVIGIFTFE, encoded by the coding sequence ATGAATAATTTTACATGCTATCTTTGTGGTGGCACAGGGGCCATTCAGCGCCAGGGCCATGCGCGCGACAATGCTCATCTTGTTCCCTTGGAGTGTACAACCTGCGGTCTTGTGCAACTCTCCTCCGTATCGCATATTGATGATGCATTTTACAGTGATGGTCATATGCATGACGCGCTTCCATCAGATATTACTCCTGAAATGCTTCTGCAGCGGTCTGAAGAAGACACCAGGCGACGGATAGAAATGTTTCGAAAGCAAATAACCGGGCATGACCTGCTTGATTTCGGCTGTGGTGCGGGGAGCTTTTTGCTTGCGGGGCGTTCCTATGCCAAAACCTTGTGTGGCGTGGAGCCAGAGAAAGCTCTTGTGTCATACTTTGAAGAAAACGATCTTGAAGTCTATCCATCAATCTCTGACATTCCGAAAACAAAGTATTTTGACGTTATTACCCTTTTTCACGTACTTGAGCATATCAAAGACCCCATCGGCATGCTTCGCGAAATCCGTGGGCATGCAGCACGAGGAGCAACCTGTATTATTGAAGTGCCTTCAGCAGATGATGCTCTGCTGACGCTCTATAAAAATAAAAATTTTTCGGAATTTACCTACTGGAGTTGCCATCTGTACCTGTTTACTGAGAAAACACTCCGTACTTGCGCTGAAAAAGCAGGATTACGAGCAAGGCAATTCATTCAATTCCAGAGATACCCCTTGGCAAATCACTTGTATTGGCTGGCGGAGGGAAAGCCTGGGGGCCAAAATGTGTATTCGCAATTTACAGATAGTCAGGCAGAAACAGCATATGCTGAATGCCTGGCAAGGCATAAACTCTGTGATACCGTAATTGGTATCTTTACCTTTGAATAA
- a CDS encoding ABC transporter ATP-binding protein produces MLKAQLVTVFKQIYAALPPPLRRSFWSVLALAIVAALAEFFLAGLVSMLGLVLATPQTITQSSSMRHIVACFPWLQPVIDDPRLLLALVLGGLCVFVLVKTLLLAFLTWRQSRFSQFVGREFGIRMFAGYLHAPYLWHTGQKISYLGTVLSWRSTLGIFLFSGLQVVSQLFVTGILIVTISVMAPLVSAMILSITGTCAWLVFRFSRSCVYALGRQSAQAQQDSGRTVHTSLNGIREVMIYQQQETFIAQYADAETRLAHVQSRMPLFAPLPSWVLEWLGTGLLLGTVLILYWQGAGLAQVSATLALLAAIAWRLLPVMNRVIQNLIAMQQQLPMLEPVLTMLAELDRVTGSETVTPTPCPLHHELRLEDASFRYPSADKNKQALQNLNLRIPKGSMVGLIGPSGAGKSTVVGLLTGLYLPTQGSLCVDGHPLTAEQLPGWMQGIGYVPQSPFLLNATILENVAFSQWGKLIDRDRALRCCHMAAMNFLDELPDGIDTEIGERGVRLSGGQIQRVAIARALYHDPQVLLFDEATSALDGASEEAIQHTINNLSGQVTMIVVAHRLTTVEKCDFIYWIEDGSVRMAGRPETVLPAYKIHLQQLARSMQREQ; encoded by the coding sequence ATGCTGAAAGCCCAGCTCGTTACAGTTTTCAAGCAGATATATGCTGCGCTTCCTCCTCCGCTGCGCCGAAGCTTCTGGAGCGTTCTGGCGCTGGCTATTGTGGCTGCTCTGGCAGAATTTTTTCTGGCCGGTCTGGTGTCGATGCTGGGGCTGGTGCTGGCCACGCCGCAGACAATTACACAATCGTCAAGCATGCGGCACATTGTGGCCTGTTTTCCATGGCTGCAACCGGTAATCGATGATCCACGCCTGCTGCTGGCCCTGGTGCTTGGGGGACTGTGTGTCTTTGTCCTTGTGAAAACTCTGCTGCTGGCTTTTCTGACGTGGCGGCAGAGTCGTTTCAGTCAATTTGTGGGGCGCGAATTTGGTATACGGATGTTTGCTGGCTATCTGCACGCCCCCTATCTCTGGCACACAGGACAGAAAATCAGCTATCTCGGCACAGTTTTGAGCTGGCGCAGCACACTGGGCATTTTTCTCTTCAGCGGCCTGCAGGTTGTTTCTCAACTTTTTGTGACCGGCATCCTCATTGTAACCATAAGTGTTATGGCTCCGCTGGTCAGCGCCATGATCCTGAGCATTACCGGCACTTGCGCATGGCTGGTCTTTCGCTTCAGCCGCTCCTGTGTATACGCGCTTGGCCGACAAAGCGCCCAGGCGCAGCAGGACTCCGGTCGCACCGTGCATACCAGCCTCAATGGTATCCGCGAAGTCATGATCTACCAGCAGCAGGAGACCTTCATTGCCCAGTACGCCGATGCGGAAACGCGCCTGGCGCATGTACAGAGCCGTATGCCGCTATTTGCTCCCCTTCCTTCCTGGGTACTGGAATGGCTGGGAACAGGGCTGCTGCTGGGAACCGTGCTTATCCTGTACTGGCAGGGAGCCGGTCTGGCGCAAGTCAGCGCCACCCTGGCCCTGCTGGCAGCAATCGCCTGGCGGCTGCTGCCGGTCATGAACCGGGTCATTCAAAATCTCATCGCCATGCAGCAACAGCTGCCCATGCTGGAGCCTGTGCTGACAATGCTGGCGGAGCTGGATCGTGTCACAGGTAGCGAAACGGTGACGCCTACTCCTTGCCCGCTGCACCACGAACTACGCCTTGAGGACGCGAGCTTCCGCTACCCCTCCGCAGATAAGAACAAACAGGCGCTGCAAAATCTGAATCTGCGCATTCCCAAAGGTAGCATGGTGGGACTGATCGGGCCGTCCGGTGCGGGAAAAAGTACTGTCGTCGGCCTGTTGACCGGACTGTATCTGCCCACGCAGGGTTCCCTGTGCGTGGACGGTCATCCCTTGACGGCAGAGCAGCTTCCCGGCTGGATGCAGGGCATCGGCTATGTCCCCCAGTCCCCTTTTCTGCTTAATGCCACCATTCTGGAAAATGTGGCCTTCAGCCAGTGGGGAAAACTCATTGATCGTGACCGCGCTCTACGCTGCTGCCACATGGCGGCCATGAATTTTCTGGATGAACTTCCTGACGGCATTGATACGGAAATCGGAGAACGGGGCGTGCGCCTCTCCGGCGGGCAAATCCAGCGCGTGGCCATTGCCCGCGCCCTCTACCATGATCCCCAGGTTCTGCTGTTTGACGAGGCCACCAGCGCCCTGGATGGTGCTTCCGAGGAGGCCATTCAGCATACCATCAACAACCTGAGCGGACAGGTCACCATGATCGTAGTGGCCCATCGCTTGACAACTGTGGAAAAGTGTGACTTCATTTATTGGATAGAAGATGGATCCGTTAGAATGGCAGGCCGTCCAGAAACTGTGTTGCCGGCGTATAAAATCCACTTGCAGCAACTTGCGCGCAGCATGCAAAGGGAACAATAA